The following are encoded together in the Mesoplasma sp. JKS002658 genome:
- a CDS encoding methylated-DNA--[protein]-cysteine S-methyltransferase — translation MKTTWIINSRRIEDYLFTVLELDHQIIYISAHENFDEKLKTWIHHHFSFEIEAINLVKQPTLVNDQALEQLEQYFQGKIKELTFPFKLYGSEQEIIIWKELAKVKYQEIIAYSELATRINNPKAVRYVATTVGKNPLLIMIPCHRVNRKSGELGGFSAGLALKQRLQQLEKSH, via the coding sequence ATGAAGACAACATGAATTATTAACAGTCGGAGAATTGAAGACTATCTCTTTACAGTTTTAGAGTTAGATCACCAGATTATTTATATTTCTGCTCATGAGAACTTTGATGAAAAACTCAAAACCTGAATTCATCATCACTTCTCTTTTGAAATTGAAGCAATTAATTTGGTTAAGCAACCAACCCTGGTTAACGACCAAGCCTTAGAACAACTTGAGCAATATTTTCAAGGAAAAATCAAGGAATTAACCTTTCCCTTTAAACTTTATGGTTCTGAGCAAGAAATCATCATCTGAAAAGAACTTGCCAAAGTGAAGTATCAAGAAATCATTGCTTATTCTGAATTAGCCACAAGAATCAATAACCCCAAAGCGGTGCGTTATGTTGCGACCACTGTTGGTAAAAACCCCTTATTAATCATGATTCCTTGTCATCGGGTTAACCGTAAAAGTGGGGAGTTAGGTGGTTTTAGTGCTGGATTGGCACTAAAACAAAGGTTACAACAACTAGAAAAAAGTCATTAA
- a CDS encoding HNH endonuclease: MDISNKDKQVWDKAKSCYCAIQDCADNHKLCGICDETMIYGAHESVQPNSEYSWNVDHIIPSSYGGGDGINNLQAVHVDCNQAKADH, encoded by the coding sequence ATGGATATTTCTAACAAAGATAAACAAGTTTGAGACAAAGCTAAGAGTTGTTATTGTGCCATCCAAGATTGTGCTGATAATCATAAGTTATGCGGAATTTGTGATGAAACAATGATTTATGGAGCTCATGAATCAGTACAACCAAATAGCGAATATTCTTGAAATGTTGATCATATTATTCCTTCATCATATGGTGGTGGCGATGGTATTAACAACTTACAAGCAGTTCATGTAGATTGCAATCAAGCTAAAGCTGATCACTAA
- a CDS encoding HNH endonuclease, translated as MKLSSKKKKVWKRAKHCHCNVQDCAQNHRLCALCRQTIIYTAYESNQPHSEYAWNIDHIKPKSRGGTNKLSNLQATHVRCNLAAADKLDD; from the coding sequence TTGAAATTATCCTCGAAGAAGAAAAAGGTTTGAAAACGCGCTAAACACTGTCATTGTAATGTTCAAGATTGTGCTCAAAATCACCGCTTGTGTGCTTTATGTCGTCAAACCATTATTTATACTGCTTATGAAAGTAATCAACCCCATAGTGAATATGCTTGAAACATTGATCATATTAAACCAAAATCACGGGGTGGAACTAATAAATTAAGTAATTTACAAGCAACTCACGTACGGTGCAACCTTGCAGCTGCTGATAAGCTTGATGATTAA
- a CDS encoding nitroreductase family protein, which yields MNVFDAIKKRKALKAYKPGTPITDEQLDKIIEAGRLAPTANNVQDNTVIVLRSPEAREKYKKGLHDFNQQYATTGEVIVIFVGVPWEMVAKNDGQWIYDVDVHEYDAPEETKRKIVEGVLTYYKTRSSYADVLDIYSSAIMFAYMSLEATELGFGTTPMLGIAKNDLEKMLLADKLIQPGQRVNLALAIGYEDEDNERNKIHTRIRMPKEKQFKIL from the coding sequence AAAAAGAAAAGCACTTAAAGCTTACAAACCTGGAACTCCAATAACTGATGAACAGTTAGATAAAATCATTGAAGCAGGAAGATTAGCTCCAACTGCTAACAACGTTCAAGACAACACTGTTATTGTCTTACGTAGTCCTGAAGCTCGTGAAAAGTACAAGAAAGGATTACATGACTTTAACCAACAGTATGCTACCACTGGAGAAGTAATTGTAATCTTTGTAGGTGTCCCTTGAGAGATGGTTGCTAAAAATGATGGTCAATGAATTTATGATGTTGATGTCCATGAGTATGATGCTCCTGAAGAAACCAAGCGAAAAATTGTCGAAGGGGTTCTGACTTATTACAAAACCAGATCAAGTTATGCTGATGTGCTAGACATTTATTCTAGTGCAATAATGTTTGCTTATATGAGTTTAGAAGCTACCGAATTGGGCTTTGGTACTACCCCAATGTTGGGAATTGCTAAAAATGATTTGGAAAAGATGTTGTTAGCTGATAAGTTAATTCAACCAGGACAACGGGTAAATTTAGCCTTAGCGATTGGATATGAAGATGAAGATAATGAACGAAACAAAATTCATACTCGGATTCGTATGCCCAAAGAAAAACAATTTAAGATTTTATAA